The Lasioglossum baleicum chromosome 15, iyLasBale1, whole genome shotgun sequence genome has a segment encoding these proteins:
- the LOC143216215 gene encoding spermine oxidase-like, translating to MFVPALPQSFSQAIENLGFGLINKVFLDFGEAWWSSDTKGFQFLWPERKPEIMNGATEPSWIRDLTGFDILPDREGVLLGWVGGHGARIIETLSEQQVAADCENLLKQFLNIDSIPPVKKCFRTKWNSNPYARGSYSYIPTRCDDIGITPGSLAEPIWRKVAGNRGNKAMPTMMFAGEATNDNYFSTTHGAYDTGVKQAQVFLRHHVFRR from the exons CAGGCGATCGAGAATCTCGGATTCGGTTTGATCAATAAAGTCTTTCTGGACTTCGGTGAAGCTTGGTGGAGCAGTGACACAAAAGGATTCCAGTTCCTTTGGCCGGAGAGGAAGCCGGAGATCATGAACGGTGCCACAGAGCCCTCGTGGATTAGGGATTTGACtggattcgacattcttccggATCGGGAAGGTGTTCTTCTAGGCTGGGTGGGTGGCCACGGGGCTCGCATCATCGAGACCTTGAGCGAGCAACAAGTAGCAGCTGACTGCGAGAATTTACTGAAACAGTTTTTGAATATCGACTCGATACCTCCAGTGAAGAAATGCTTTAGAACTAAATGGAACTCAAATCCGTACGCCAGGGGTAGCTACAGCTACATACCAACCAGGTGCGATGACATTGGGATCACACCTGGGTCTCTGGCCGAGCCTATATGGAGAAAAGTCGCGGGTAACCGCGGCAATAAG GCGATGCCTACGATGATGTTCGCCGGCGAAGCAACCAACGACAATTACTTCTCGACGACACATGGCGCTTACGACACCGGCGTGAAGCAAGCTCAAGTTTTTCTACGCCACCACGTATTTAGGCGttga
- the LOC143216221 gene encoding uncharacterized protein LOC143216221 has protein sequence MHRSVILLFFGLIASLNQIQASSSPPRVIIVGAGASGIAAATKLLENGIEDLLILEAEDRIGGRVKTIKFDEYLVDEGAQWIHGDEGNVAYDMAAPLNLTDHSDPYRFEMFTSNGEQIEPDLVANITNIFIEYLEADSNETMTECNGSYGECVADRVKQRLAQYPELNDTMQEQLLWTMNLMLTSLEPGDTWYDVSVGGYDEMSGGDRGVNWKTRGYSTILDIMMKKIPNPEEELPVMNKTILNAEVTKVDYSSEEGTVKVTTQDGKEYTADHVIMTPSLGVLKADYETLFTPQLSDSKIAAIKTHGYGNACKVHLAFNDTWFNPEGAKNKVMEPIWTEDELATFENDTKRMWMPYSMSFSVVEHKPRLLLLWISGKGARLIDDRTDAEVLEQVTEMLHNFFSKSYNVSEPVSMIRSKWHQNKHFRGTYSYVSVDSAKANVGADELAEPVTKNGKPVILFAGEATTMINSATVHGAIGSGWREAERLIKFYSSPPRVIIVGAGASGIAAATKLLENGIEDLLILEAEDRIGGRVNTIKFDEYLIDQGAQWVDGHQGNVAYDMAAPLNLTDHSDPYRYEMFTSNGEQIEPDLVANITNIFIEYLEDDSNETMTECNGSYGECVADRVKQRLAQYPELNDTMQEQLLWHMNLLLTGLEPGDTWYDVSVSGYDEMSGGDRGVNWKTRGYSTILDIMMKKIPNPEEELPVMNKTILNAEVTKVDYSSEEGTVKVTTQDGKEYTADHVIMTPSLGVLKADYETLFTPQLSDSKIAAIKTHGYGNACKVHLAFNDTWFNPEGAKNKLMGPIWTEDELEAFENDTKRMWMPYTLSFSVVEHKPRLLLLWISGKGARLIDDRTDAEVLEQVTEMLHNFFSKSYNVSEPVSMIRSKWHQNKHFRGTYSYVSVDSAKANVGADELAEPVTKNGKPVILFAGEATTKINAATVHGAIGSGWREAERLIKLYAKTNSTTE, from the exons ATGCACCGATCCGTGATCCTGCTTTTTTTCGGCCTAATCGCGAGCCTGAATCAGATCCAGGCAAGCTCAAGTCCGCCGAGGGTGATAATCGTCGGCGCGGGTGCATCAGGAATTGCAGCTGCAACTAAACTACTTGAGAACGGCATCGAGGATCTTCTGATACTGGAGGCTGAGGACAGAATCGGCGGTCGAGTCAAGACTATCAAATTCG ATGAGTACCTGGTCGATGAAGGAGCACAATGGATCCATGGGGATGAAGGGAACGTGGCATACGATATGGCGGCCCCATTGAACCTCACAGATCATTCGGATCCGTACCGATTCGAGATGTTCACGTCCAACGGCGAGCAAATAGAACCCGACCTTGTGGCTAACATCACCAACATTTTCATAGAGTACCTGGAGGCCGATAGCAATGAGACCATGACAGAATGCAATGGTTCCTATGGTGAATGCGTGGCAGACAG AGTGAAACAGCGACTCGCCCAATATCCGGAACTGAACGACACAATGCAAGAGCAATTACTGTGGACCATGAATCTGATGCTGACGAGCCTTGAGCCAGGGGACACTTGGTACGACGTATCAGTGGGTGGCTACGATGAGATGTCGGGAGGAGACCGGGGTGTTAATTGGAAGACGCGCGGTTACAGCACTATTCTGGACATAATGATG AAAAAGATCCCGAACCCGGAGGAGGAACTACCGGTGATGAACAAAACGATTCTGAACGCTGAGGTGACCAAAGTGGACTACTCGAGCGAAGAGGGTACGGTAAAGGTGACAACGCAAGACGGCAAGGAATACACCGCCGACCATGTGATCATGACGCCTTCGTTGGGTGTGCTGAAAGCTGACTATGAAACGCTGTTCACCCCCCAACTTTCGGACTCGAAGATCGCGGCGATCAAA ACACATGGATACGGAAACGCTTGTAAAGTGCACCTGGCCTTCAACGACACTTGGTTCAATCCGGAGGGTGCCAAGAACAAGGTGATGGAGCCCATATGGACTGAAGATGAGCTGGCAACATTCGAGAATGAT ACGAAAAGGATGTGGATGCCTTACTCGATGTCCTTCAGCGTCGTCGAGCATAAGCCACGTTTACTGCTGCTGTGGATCTCTGGAAAGGGCGCGCGTCTTATCGACGATCGCACTGACGCTGAGGTTCTCGAGCAGGTCACAGAGATGTTGCACAACTTCTTCTCGAAGTCTTATAACGTCAGCGAGCCAGTGTCAATGATAAG GAGCAAGTGGCATCAGAATAAACATTTCCGGGGCACGTACAGCTACGTGAGTGTGGATTCGGCGAAAGCGAACGTGGGTGCGGACGAGCTAGCTGAGCCTGTGACGAAAAATGGAAAACCG GTGATTCTATTCGCTGGGGAGGCCACGACTATGATAAATTCGGCAACAGTGCACGGTGCCATCGGAAGCGGATGGAGGGAAGCCGAGAGATTGATTAAATT CTA CTCAAGTCCGCCGAGGGTGATAATCGTCGGCGCGGGTGCATCAGGAATTGCAGCTGCAACTAAACTACTTGAGAACGGCATCGAGGATCTTCTGATACTGGAGGCTGAGGACAGAATCGGCGGTCGAGTCAATACTATCAAATTCG atgagtACCTGATCGATCAAGGAGCACAATGGGTCGATGGACATCAAGGGAACGTGGCATACGATATGGCGGCCCCATTGAACCTCACAGATCATTCGGATCCGTACCGATACGAGATGTTCACGTCCAACGGCGAGCAAATAGAACCCGACCTCGTGGCTAACATCACCAACATTTTCATAGAGTACCTGGAGGACGATAGCAATGAGACCATGACAGAATGCAATGGTTCCTATGGTGAATGCGTGGCAGACAG AGTGAAACAGCGACTCGCCCAATATCCGGAACTAAACGACACAATGCAAGAGCAATTGCTGTGGCACATGAATCTGTTGCTGACGGGCCTTGAGCCAGGGGACACTTGGTACGACGTTTCAGTCAGCGGCTACGATGAGATGTCGGGAGGAGACCGGGGTGTTAATTGGAAGACGCGCGGTTACAGCACTATTCTGGACATAATGATG AAAAAGATCCCGAACCCGGAGGAGGAACTACCGGTGATGAACAAAACGATTCTGAACGCTGAGGTGACCAAAGTGGACTACTCGAGCGAAGAGGGTACGGTAAAGGTGACAACGCAAGACGGCAAGGAATACACCGCCGACCATGTGATCATGACGCCTTCGTTGGGTGTGCTGAAAGCTGACTATGAAACGCTGTTCACCCCCCAACTTTCGGACTCGAAGATCGCGGCGATCAAA ACACATGGATACGGAAACGCTTGTAAAGTGCACCTTGCCTTCAACGACACTTGGTTCAACCCGGAGGGTGCCAAGAACAAGCTGATGGGGCCCATATGGACTGAAGATGAGCTGGAAGCATTCGAGAATGAT ACGAAAAGGATGTGGATGCCTTACACGTTGTCCTTCAGCGTCGTCGAGCATAAGCCACGTTTACTGCTGCTGTGGATCTCTGGAAAGGGCGCGCGTCTTATCGACGATCGCACTGACGCTGAGGTTCTCGAGCAGGTCACAGAGATGTTGCACAACTTCTTCTCGAAGTCTTATAACGTCAGCGAGCCAGTGTCAATGATAAG GAGCAAGTGGCATCAGAATAAACATTTCCGGGGCACGTACAGCTACGTGAGTGTGGATTCGGCGAAAGCGAACGTGGGTGCGGACGAGCTAGCTGAGCCTGTGACGAAAAATGGAAAACCG GTGATTCTATTCGCTGGGGAGGCCACGACTAAGATAAATGCGGCAACAGTGCACGGTGCCATCGGAAGCGGATGGAGGGAAGCCGAGAGATTGATTAAATTGTACGCTAAAACCAACAGCACAACTGAATAA